In the genome of Desulfovibrio desulfuricans, one region contains:
- a CDS encoding formate dehydrogenase accessory protein FdhE, with protein MAATRQTVAQTLEEVIAWRPVLAPVLRSFEPLLAAQEELVGELANCLKQHGIALPQGQTERMEQGVSLLSGASFAGIAPAVRISAEKLLPLLCRMDAVVPHKAALADFFTKPDGAEAQRAEEIVAAVASGDRKALAGLAEKLKLDPLVLNFAAGFVVAPVLRAMTSLAASEGETPWEAGDVWRQGYCPVCGSLPTIGWLDKASIDEKNAFLAGGGGKKHLHCGLCGADWKFRRGACPACGEEGSGVMELLRESGNAAHGERLDWCTKCKSYCPSVDLREREFVPNLDALALGMMHLDMVAARRKLKPVKPSFWNMF; from the coding sequence ATGGCTGCTACCAGGCAAACGGTTGCCCAAACCCTTGAAGAAGTTATTGCATGGCGTCCTGTGCTGGCCCCTGTGCTGCGGTCTTTTGAACCGTTGCTCGCCGCACAGGAAGAACTTGTGGGCGAGCTGGCAAACTGTCTCAAACAACACGGCATTGCACTGCCGCAGGGGCAGACCGAACGGATGGAACAGGGGGTGTCGCTGCTGTCCGGAGCGAGTTTTGCTGGCATAGCCCCGGCAGTGCGCATCAGCGCGGAAAAACTGCTGCCCCTGCTGTGCCGTATGGACGCTGTGGTTCCGCACAAGGCCGCGCTTGCTGATTTTTTTACAAAACCTGACGGGGCTGAGGCGCAAAGGGCAGAAGAAATCGTTGCCGCTGTCGCCTCTGGCGACAGAAAGGCGCTTGCGGGGCTGGCTGAAAAGCTCAAGCTCGACCCTCTGGTGCTGAATTTTGCGGCAGGGTTTGTTGTTGCGCCGGTTTTACGGGCCATGACTTCGCTGGCGGCTTCAGAAGGGGAAACTCCCTGGGAGGCGGGCGACGTGTGGCGGCAGGGCTACTGCCCTGTATGCGGATCACTGCCCACCATCGGCTGGCTGGACAAGGCCTCCATAGATGAAAAAAACGCTTTTCTTGCCGGTGGGGGTGGTAAAAAACATCTGCACTGCGGCTTGTGCGGCGCTGACTGGAAGTTTCGGCGCGGTGCGTGCCCGGCATGCGGCGAGGAAGGCAGCGGCGTAATGGAGCTGCTGCGCGAAAGCGGCAATGCCGCCCACGGCGAGCGGCTGGACTGGTGCACCAAGTGCAAGTCGTATTGCCCGTCTGTCGATTTGCGCGAGCGCGAGTTTGTTCCCAATCTGGATGCCCTTGCCCTGGGCATGATGCATCTGGACATGGTGGCGGCCCGCAGAAAGCTCAAACCGGTCAAGCCCTCGTTCTGGAACATGTTTTAG
- a CDS encoding 4Fe-4S dicluster domain-containing protein, whose protein sequence is MPKTFLIDTTRCTACRGCQLACKEWHDLPANETKQRGTHQNPPDLNPNNLKIVRFRERMKPDGTVVWNFFPDQCRHCLTPICKDVADMAVPGAIIKDAKTGMVIATEKSAQLSPQDAQAVIDACPYNIPRLDPKTKRLTKCDMCIDRVNAGMLPICVKTCPTGTMAFGEREEILPMAQKRLEIVKKTFPKAFLADVKDVSVIYLLAEEKEHYYEHAAFM, encoded by the coding sequence ATGCCGAAGACATTTTTGATCGACACCACTCGGTGCACGGCATGCCGGGGCTGCCAGTTGGCCTGTAAGGAATGGCATGACCTGCCCGCCAATGAAACCAAGCAGCGCGGCACGCATCAGAATCCGCCGGATCTGAACCCCAACAATCTTAAAATTGTTCGTTTTCGCGAGCGCATGAAGCCCGACGGCACGGTTGTCTGGAACTTCTTTCCCGACCAGTGCCGCCACTGCCTTACGCCCATCTGCAAGGATGTGGCCGATATGGCGGTGCCTGGGGCCATCATCAAGGACGCCAAGACCGGCATGGTCATCGCCACCGAAAAAAGCGCCCAGCTGAGCCCGCAAGACGCGCAGGCCGTCATTGACGCCTGCCCCTACAATATTCCGCGGCTTGATCCCAAGACCAAGCGCCTTACCAAGTGCGACATGTGCATTGACCGCGTGAACGCGGGCATGCTGCCCATTTGCGTCAAGACGTGCCCCACGGGAACCATGGCCTTTGGCGAAAGGGAAGAAATTCTGCCCATGGCCCAAAAGCGCCTTGAGATCGTCAAAAAGACCTTTCCCAAGGCTTTTTTGGCTGACGTCAAGGACGTGAGCGTCATTTACCTGTTGGCGGAAGAAAAAGAACATTATTACGAGCACGCGGCCTTTATGTAG
- the fdnG gene encoding formate dehydrogenase-N subunit alpha has protein sequence MNSTRRSFLKGVGAGVLCLSLGQLGFDLGEAQAYAVKLKIEGAKEVISVCPFCSVCCQVIAYVRDGKLVSTEGDPDFPVNEGALCAKGAALFSMYTNDHRLKKPLYRAPNSDHWVEKDWDWTLAQIARRVKDTRDKDFIIKNAKGQTVNRLDSIFWMGTSHASNEECAVIHQAMRGLGVVHMDHQARVUHSPTVAALAESFGRGAMTNHWIDIKNSDAVLIIGSNAAEHHPVAFKWVMRAKDNGAVLMHVDPKFSRTSARCDFHVPLRSGTDIPFLGGMLNYILENKLYFKDYVEKYTNAAFVVGKNYAFNDGLFSGYDPAARKYDKSSWVLEKGPDGGPLIDPTFQNERCVINLMRQHYSRYTLKNVSDVTGVSQENLLKVYKAFCATGGPDKAGTILYALGWTQHTVGVQNIRLSSLIQLLLGNIGVAGGGINALRGEPNVQGSTDHALLYNNLPGYHATPQAPWQTLADYNKANTPVTTLPNSANWWGNRPKYIASLLKGWFGDEATPENDFCYGLLPKLEPGEDCSYMFAMDKVYQGKMRGGFIFGVNPMNSFPNTNKMRAALDKLDWLVCSELHNSETTDNWKRPGVDPKACKTEVFLLPSAHRIEKEGTISNSGRWLQWFDQGVKPGGEARNFADIVVPLFNTLRELYKAEGGQLPDPILKMNWTDKYDAAEWARRINGLFWADSKVGDKQYKRGQQVPAFAALKDDGTTSSLNWIYAGSWTEEDGNKSKRRNTSQTPMQANIGLFPNWSWCWPVNRRILYNRASVDVNGKPFNPKRAVIEWDGTKWVGDVPDGPWPPMAKEGGKLPFIMVKDGHAQFFGAGPADGPFPEHYEPAETPLASHPFSKQLSSPVYKFHTSDMDKIAAPADPNYPYVLTTYSLTEHWCGGGETRNVPNLLETEPQLYVEMSPELAKEKGIKNGDGVVLESIRGTCEAIAMVTVRIRPFTVMGRTIHLVGMPFAFGWTTPKCGDSTNRLTVGAYDPNTTIPESKACCVNLRKADKLTEIG, from the coding sequence ATGAATAGCACCCGGAGGAGTTTCCTCAAGGGCGTCGGTGCAGGGGTTCTCTGCCTCTCATTGGGGCAGCTGGGCTTCGACCTGGGCGAAGCTCAGGCTTACGCCGTAAAACTCAAGATAGAAGGCGCCAAGGAAGTCATTAGCGTCTGTCCATTCTGTTCGGTCTGCTGCCAGGTCATTGCCTATGTGCGTGACGGCAAGCTGGTTTCCACAGAGGGCGACCCCGACTTTCCTGTCAACGAAGGCGCTCTTTGCGCCAAGGGCGCGGCTCTCTTCAGCATGTACACAAATGACCATCGCCTGAAAAAGCCGCTTTACCGCGCGCCCAACAGCGATCATTGGGTCGAAAAAGACTGGGACTGGACCCTCGCCCAGATTGCCCGCCGGGTAAAAGACACCCGCGACAAAGACTTTATCATCAAAAACGCCAAGGGGCAGACGGTCAACCGTCTCGATTCCATCTTCTGGATGGGAACCTCGCACGCCTCCAACGAGGAATGCGCAGTTATTCACCAAGCAATGCGCGGCCTGGGTGTTGTCCATATGGACCACCAGGCGCGGGTCTGACACAGCCCCACTGTTGCGGCTCTGGCAGAGTCGTTCGGACGCGGTGCTATGACGAACCACTGGATCGATATCAAGAATAGCGATGCAGTGCTTATTATCGGCAGCAATGCCGCTGAACATCATCCTGTCGCCTTTAAGTGGGTTATGCGGGCCAAGGACAACGGGGCCGTGCTCATGCACGTCGACCCCAAGTTCTCGCGCACGTCAGCCCGTTGCGACTTTCATGTGCCTTTGCGCTCGGGTACGGATATTCCCTTCCTGGGCGGCATGCTCAACTATATTCTGGAAAACAAGCTGTACTTTAAGGACTACGTTGAAAAGTACACCAACGCCGCCTTTGTGGTTGGCAAGAATTACGCTTTCAACGACGGTCTTTTCAGCGGCTATGATCCCGCCGCACGCAAGTACGACAAGTCGTCCTGGGTTCTGGAAAAAGGCCCTGACGGCGGGCCGCTCATCGACCCCACCTTCCAAAACGAGCGCTGCGTCATCAACCTGATGCGCCAGCACTATTCCCGCTACACGCTCAAAAACGTCTCTGACGTAACCGGCGTTTCGCAGGAAAACCTGCTCAAGGTCTACAAGGCCTTTTGCGCTACCGGCGGCCCCGACAAGGCCGGCACCATCCTGTATGCCCTGGGCTGGACGCAGCACACCGTCGGCGTGCAGAACATCCGCCTGTCTTCGCTGATCCAGCTGTTGCTGGGCAATATCGGCGTGGCGGGCGGCGGCATCAACGCCCTGCGCGGCGAGCCCAATGTGCAGGGCTCCACAGACCACGCCCTGCTGTACAACAACCTGCCCGGCTACCACGCTACGCCCCAGGCCCCGTGGCAGACCCTGGCCGATTACAACAAGGCCAATACCCCCGTAACCACGCTGCCCAACAGCGCCAACTGGTGGGGCAACCGTCCCAAGTATATCGCCAGTCTGCTCAAGGGCTGGTTTGGCGACGAGGCCACGCCTGAAAATGACTTCTGCTACGGCCTGCTGCCCAAGCTGGAGCCGGGCGAAGACTGCTCGTACATGTTTGCCATGGACAAGGTCTATCAGGGCAAGATGCGCGGCGGCTTCATCTTTGGCGTGAACCCCATGAACAGCTTCCCCAACACCAACAAGATGCGCGCCGCCCTGGACAAGCTGGACTGGCTCGTGTGCTCCGAGCTGCATAACTCGGAGACCACAGACAACTGGAAGCGTCCGGGCGTGGACCCCAAGGCCTGCAAGACCGAAGTGTTTTTGCTGCCCTCGGCCCACCGCATTGAAAAAGAAGGCACCATCAGCAACAGCGGCCGCTGGTTGCAGTGGTTTGACCAGGGCGTCAAGCCCGGCGGCGAAGCCCGCAACTTTGCCGACATCGTCGTGCCCCTGTTCAACACCCTCCGCGAGCTGTACAAGGCCGAAGGCGGCCAGCTGCCCGATCCCATCCTCAAGATGAACTGGACGGACAAGTACGATGCCGCTGAATGGGCGCGCCGCATCAACGGCCTTTTCTGGGCCGACAGCAAGGTGGGCGACAAGCAGTACAAGCGCGGCCAGCAGGTGCCTGCCTTTGCAGCGTTGAAGGACGACGGCACGACCTCGTCGCTCAACTGGATATACGCAGGCAGCTGGACGGAAGAGGACGGCAACAAGTCCAAACGCCGCAACACCAGCCAGACGCCCATGCAGGCCAATATTGGTCTGTTCCCCAACTGGTCGTGGTGCTGGCCCGTCAACCGCCGCATCCTGTACAACCGCGCCTCTGTGGACGTAAACGGCAAGCCGTTCAACCCCAAGAGGGCCGTTATTGAATGGGACGGAACCAAATGGGTGGGCGACGTGCCCGACGGCCCATGGCCGCCCATGGCCAAGGAAGGCGGCAAGCTGCCCTTCATCATGGTGAAGGACGGGCACGCCCAGTTCTTTGGCGCTGGCCCCGCCGACGGGCCTTTCCCCGAGCACTACGAGCCCGCGGAAACGCCTCTGGCGAGCCACCCCTTCTCCAAGCAGCTGAGCAGCCCGGTGTACAAGTTCCATACCTCAGATATGGACAAGATCGCCGCACCGGCTGACCCCAACTACCCCTATGTGCTGACCACCTACAGCCTCACCGAACACTGGTGCGGCGGCGGCGAAACGCGCAATGTGCCCAACCTGCTTGAAACCGAACCCCAGCTCTATGTGGAAATGAGCCCCGAGCTGGCCAAGGAAAAGGGCATCAAGAACGGCGACGGCGTCGTGCTTGAGAGCATTCGCGGCACATGCGAGGCCATCGCCATGGTGACGGTGCGCATTCGTCCCTTTACGGTCATGGGCAGAACAATCCACCTGGTGGGTATGCCCTTTGCCTTTGGCTGGACAACGCCCAAGTGCGGCGACTCCACCAACCGGCTGACCGTTGGGGCCTATGATCCCAACACCACCATTCCTGAATCCAAGGCCTGCTGCGTAAACCTGCGCAAGGCTGATAAGCTGACCGAAATAGGCTAA